In Calothrix sp. PCC 7507, one DNA window encodes the following:
- a CDS encoding type II toxin-antitoxin system VapC family toxin, which produces MAGQFICVDANFVVKLISNTLETSPYLTLWNNWEQTQTQIIAPTLLCYEVTNVFHRIKLAKQLLNTEAQEALNNALNLPIQFYSDRQLHQQAWEIAQQFNLSAAYDAHYLALAQRFQADFYTGDKRLFNAVHSALPWIHLVE; this is translated from the coding sequence ATGGCCGGACAATTTATTTGTGTAGATGCTAATTTCGTAGTTAAGTTAATCAGCAATACTTTGGAAACATCACCATATCTGACATTATGGAATAACTGGGAGCAAACCCAAACCCAGATTATTGCTCCAACCCTCTTATGTTACGAAGTAACAAATGTATTTCATCGAATCAAACTGGCAAAACAACTACTGAATACAGAAGCTCAGGAAGCTCTCAATAATGCGCTGAATTTACCCATTCAATTTTACAGTGATCGCCAACTTCATCAACAAGCCTGGGAAATCGCCCAACAATTTAACCTCTCTGCTGCTTATGATGCTCATTATTTAGCATTAGCTCAAAGATTTCAGGCAGATTTCTATACAGGTGATAAACGCCTATTTAACGCAGTTCATTCTGCTTTGCCTTGGATTCATTTGGTTGAATAA
- a CDS encoding N-acetylmuramoyl-L-alanine amidase has protein sequence MGRIFISAAHGGIEAGRSDPGAIAGGTTEAKEMILLRDLIVTELRARSLEVLSVPDDLSAAQTIAWINSRGRSTDVALEIQSNAASSPTVRGASVYYIATNSDRKSNAELLLVGLLRRVPQLPNRGVKPDTDSGLGKLIFCRQVAIASLAMQVGFLSNPDDRALLQSRRRDFALGIADGLASWSRVIDPNKAPEPNYPAINININGQNYQEKGILINGNAYIPIDLVDRLRVDLSKLPDVRRITYRRVVYVKAIELQEYHISINWDAATRTLNLRSISVICPGQFDAIVSNGHTTEMDLQLFLKNNNESALVQFPDIPKLYREEAATEGINYDIAFCQMCVETGFLRFGGDIKPQQNNFAGLGAIGGSSDAASFESARIGVRAHIQHLKAYASLEPLAQEVVDPRFRFVTRGIAPLIDQLSGRWSADPDYGTKITAMLKRLYVSAKLQ, from the coding sequence ATGGGGCGGATTTTTATTTCAGCGGCTCACGGAGGCATAGAAGCAGGAAGAAGTGATCCAGGTGCGATCGCCGGTGGGACTACCGAAGCTAAAGAAATGATTCTGCTACGGGATTTGATTGTGACGGAATTGAGGGCGCGGAGTTTAGAGGTTTTGTCGGTTCCTGATGACTTGAGCGCTGCCCAAACTATCGCTTGGATCAATTCTCGTGGGCGTTCTACTGATGTGGCGCTAGAAATTCAATCTAATGCGGCTAGCAGTCCGACTGTACGGGGGGCTAGTGTCTACTATATTGCCACTAATAGCGATCGCAAGAGCAATGCTGAACTCCTGCTAGTGGGATTGTTGCGCCGTGTGCCCCAGTTACCAAATCGGGGGGTGAAGCCAGATACCGATAGCGGCTTAGGTAAGTTAATCTTTTGTCGCCAAGTGGCGATCGCTTCTTTAGCAATGCAAGTCGGTTTTCTCAGCAACCCAGACGACAGGGCTTTGCTGCAAAGTCGTCGCCGAGATTTTGCCCTAGGAATTGCTGATGGATTGGCATCTTGGAGTCGTGTAATTGACCCTAATAAAGCCCCAGAACCAAATTATCCAGCAATAAACATTAACATTAATGGGCAAAATTATCAAGAAAAAGGCATATTGATTAACGGAAATGCTTATATTCCTATTGATTTAGTAGATCGCTTGCGGGTGGATTTATCAAAGTTGCCTGATGTCCGTCGCATTACCTATCGGCGAGTGGTTTATGTCAAAGCGATCGAATTACAAGAATATCATATTTCTATCAACTGGGATGCGGCAACTCGCACTCTCAACTTGCGTTCAATTTCGGTAATTTGTCCTGGTCAATTTGATGCAATTGTCTCTAATGGTCACACTACTGAAATGGATTTACAGTTATTTTTAAAGAACAATAATGAAAGTGCCCTAGTGCAGTTTCCCGACATACCAAAACTGTATCGAGAAGAAGCAGCCACAGAGGGAATTAATTATGATATTGCCTTTTGCCAAATGTGTGTAGAAACTGGTTTTTTACGTTTTGGTGGTGATATTAAACCCCAGCAAAATAATTTTGCTGGGTTAGGCGCTATTGGTGGTAGTTCAGATGCAGCCTCTTTTGAAAGTGCCAGAATTGGTGTGAGGGCACACATCCAACATTTGAAAGCTTACGCAAGTTTAGAACCATTGGCACAGGAAGTTGTTGATCCTCGGTTTCGTTTTGTCACCCGTGGTATTGCCCCATTAATTGATCAACTATCAGGGCGCTGGTCGGCAGATCCAGATTATGGTACAAAGATTACAGCCATGCTCAAACGATTATATGTGTCAGCGAAGTTGCAGTAA
- the dnaG gene encoding DNA primase, giving the protein MQIPRLHPDTIEEVKQRADIVDVVSEYVVLRKRGKDFVGLCPFHDEKSPSFTVSPTKQMYYCFGCQAGGNAIKFVMDLSKRSFPEVLLDLARRYQVPVQTLEPEQRQELQRQLSLREQLYEILATTAQFYQHVLRQPQGQKALQYLQSDRQFQAATIQQFGLGYAPAGWETLSRYLVDSKHYPAPLVEKAGLIKPRKEGGGYYDVFRDRLMIPIRDVQGRVIAFGGRTLTDEQPKYLNSPETELFSKGKTLFALDQAKTGIAQLDQAVVVEGYFDAIALHAAGINNAVASLGTALSLEQVRLILRYTESKQLVLNFDADQAGTNATEKAIGEIGELAYSGEVQLKILNIPDGKDADEYLHTHTTEDYQQLLTNAPLWLNWQIQQITKNRDLKQATDFQQVTQQIVKLLKNIANSDTRNYYVSHCAEILSLGDTRLIPLRVENLLTQITPSVTSSQPLATKGEWSKQKKSRSPATSSQRRTEPVEVSSIPGKHELLEQAEALLLRIYLHCPEQRQAITESLESRDLQFSLSHHRFLWQQILAEPAGIEIDLVSNLQDRYPEFPEEMGLVSHLFHLSEKSQKDDMLRTPKGSQAAIACMELVMSEKRYRHFKELWEQTDEKAEPERYEYYGRAFLAEKWRYEQLNRQRNFSIEEVLRLSD; this is encoded by the coding sequence ATGCAAATCCCCCGCTTGCACCCAGACACAATTGAAGAAGTCAAACAACGAGCTGATATTGTCGATGTCGTCTCAGAATATGTAGTTTTACGCAAGCGAGGCAAAGATTTTGTAGGTTTGTGTCCCTTTCATGACGAGAAGAGTCCCAGTTTTACCGTTAGCCCAACCAAGCAAATGTATTATTGCTTCGGCTGTCAAGCTGGGGGAAACGCCATTAAGTTTGTCATGGACTTGTCTAAGCGTTCATTTCCTGAGGTGTTGCTAGATTTAGCACGGCGTTACCAGGTTCCTGTGCAAACCCTGGAACCCGAACAAAGACAAGAATTACAGCGTCAGTTGTCGTTGCGTGAACAGCTATATGAAATTCTTGCCACGACGGCACAATTCTATCAACATGTCTTGAGACAACCCCAAGGGCAGAAGGCATTACAATATCTGCAAAGCGATCGCCAATTCCAAGCAGCCACAATCCAGCAGTTTGGCTTAGGTTATGCGCCCGCAGGCTGGGAAACCCTTTCGCGCTATTTGGTAGATAGTAAACATTATCCAGCTCCACTAGTAGAAAAGGCGGGATTGATTAAACCACGTAAAGAAGGCGGCGGTTATTATGATGTATTTCGCGATCGCCTGATGATTCCCATCCGTGACGTACAAGGGCGGGTGATTGCTTTTGGCGGTAGAACCTTGACAGATGAGCAACCAAAGTATTTAAATTCACCAGAAACCGAACTTTTTAGTAAAGGTAAAACATTATTTGCCCTGGATCAAGCCAAAACAGGGATTGCTCAACTCGATCAAGCTGTAGTCGTGGAGGGATATTTTGATGCGATCGCTCTCCACGCTGCTGGTATTAATAACGCCGTCGCCTCTCTGGGTACTGCTCTGAGCTTAGAACAAGTGCGGCTGATATTACGTTATACCGAATCGAAACAACTGGTACTCAACTTTGACGCCGATCAAGCAGGGACTAACGCCACAGAAAAAGCGATCGGTGAAATAGGCGAACTCGCATATAGTGGAGAAGTTCAGCTAAAAATTCTCAATATACCTGATGGTAAAGATGCTGATGAATACTTACATACCCACACAACAGAAGATTATCAGCAACTGTTAACCAATGCCCCATTATGGTTAAATTGGCAAATTCAGCAAATCACCAAGAACCGCGACTTAAAACAAGCCACTGATTTTCAGCAAGTCACCCAGCAGATCGTCAAATTGCTGAAAAATATAGCTAACAGTGACACCCGCAATTATTATGTCTCCCACTGTGCTGAAATATTGAGTCTAGGAGATACCAGACTGATACCTCTAAGAGTAGAAAACCTCTTAACTCAGATTACTCCTAGCGTTACATCTTCTCAGCCTCTAGCAACCAAGGGAGAGTGGAGTAAGCAGAAAAAATCCCGTTCCCCAGCAACCAGTAGCCAGCGTCGCACTGAGCCAGTCGAAGTGTCATCAATCCCAGGAAAACATGAGCTTTTAGAACAAGCAGAAGCTTTATTACTGCGGATTTATCTACATTGTCCCGAACAGCGCCAAGCTATCACCGAATCGCTAGAATCACGGGATTTACAATTTAGTCTTTCTCACCACCGCTTTTTGTGGCAACAAATTTTAGCAGAACCAGCAGGAATAGAGATAGATTTAGTATCAAATCTGCAAGACAGATACCCAGAGTTTCCTGAAGAAATGGGGTTAGTGTCCCATTTGTTCCATCTGAGCGAGAAAAGCCAGAAAGATGACATGCTGCGTACTCCTAAAGGAAGTCAAGCAGCGATCGCCTGTATGGAACTAGTGATGAGTGAAAAACGCTATCGCCACTTTAAAGAACTATGGGAGCAAACTGATGAAAAAGCCGAACCAGAGCGATATGAATATTATGGTAGGGCTTTTCTCGCAGAAAAATGGCGATATGAGCAATTAAACAGACAGCGGAATTTTTCTATAGAAGAAGTTCTGAGATTGAGCGATTAA
- a CDS encoding Rpn family recombination-promoting nuclease/putative transposase: MKTDTIFYSLFQSFPSIFFELINQPPETASAYQFSSVEVKQMSFRIDGVFLPRSDAAPPIYFLEVQFQPDKKFYSRFITEIFLYLDKTELTNNWRGVVVYPSRSVDIGETERYIEILTSQRVRRIYLDELETATEQSVGIETVKLVIEPESTAGAKARQLINLARQQIADEFTQREIIQLIEAIIVAKFPRLSRQEVEQMLAFSELKKTRVYQEAVLEGKLEGKLEGKLETVPFMLSLGATVEQIAEALGLEIEQVRQAAQSSQLKDVDAERLAGG; this comes from the coding sequence ATGAAGACAGATACTATCTTTTATTCCCTATTCCAAAGTTTCCCTAGTATCTTTTTTGAACTGATTAACCAACCTCCGGAAACTGCAAGTGCTTATCAATTTTCTTCAGTTGAAGTCAAACAAATGTCTTTCCGGATAGATGGTGTATTTCTTCCTAGAAGCGACGCAGCACCACCTATCTACTTTCTGGAAGTCCAGTTCCAACCCGACAAAAAATTCTACTCTCGTTTTATTACAGAAATATTTCTGTACCTAGATAAAACTGAATTAACTAATAATTGGCGCGGAGTTGTTGTTTATCCCAGCCGAAGTGTTGATATAGGTGAGACAGAGAGATATATTGAAATACTCACGAGTCAACGGGTAAGGCGGATTTATCTCGACGAGTTAGAAACAGCAACAGAACAGTCTGTTGGTATCGAAACAGTTAAATTAGTCATTGAGCCAGAATCTACTGCTGGTGCAAAAGCTAGACAATTGATCAATCTTGCCAGACAACAAATAGCTGATGAATTTACCCAGCGGGAAATTATACAATTAATAGAGGCGATTATTGTAGCTAAATTTCCCAGATTAAGCCGCCAGGAGGTTGAGCAAATGTTAGCTTTCAGTGAGTTAAAGAAAACTAGAGTGTATCAAGAAGCCGTATTAGAAGGCAAACTAGAGGGCAAACTAGAGGGCAAACTAGAAACAGTGCCTTTTATGCTCAGTTTAGGTGCAACTGTAGAACAAATCGCTGAGGCTTTGGGTTTAGAGATTGAGCAAGTTAGACAAGCAGCCCAAAGCAGTCAATTGAAGGATGTAGACGCGGAGCGGCTTGCCGGAGGCTAG
- a CDS encoding pentapeptide repeat-containing protein yields MISRLSHKIWVSILSVLLWVVVGFTAIVGGATTALALEYNKEILIEADFSGRDLTDSSFTKANLRQSNFSNANLSGVSFFAANLESANLQGANLTNATLDSARFIKTNLTNAVLEGAFAANAKFDGAIIDGADFTDVLLRQDEQKKLCKVAKGTNPTTGRDTRDTLFCP; encoded by the coding sequence ATGATTTCTAGACTAAGCCATAAAATTTGGGTAAGCATACTCAGTGTATTGCTTTGGGTAGTAGTTGGCTTCACAGCAATTGTAGGTGGTGCGACTACGGCTTTGGCGCTGGAATACAATAAAGAAATTTTGATCGAGGCTGATTTTTCGGGACGTGATTTAACAGACTCCAGCTTTACCAAAGCGAATCTCCGTCAAAGTAACTTCAGCAATGCCAATTTAAGCGGTGTTAGCTTCTTTGCAGCAAATCTGGAGTCAGCAAATTTACAGGGAGCTAATCTCACAAATGCTACTTTAGACTCAGCCCGCTTTATCAAAACAAATTTGACAAATGCGGTGTTAGAGGGGGCATTTGCTGCTAATGCTAAGTTCGATGGGGCGATCATTGATGGTGCTGATTTTACTGATGTGCTGTTACGTCAGGATGAGCAAAAAAAACTGTGCAAGGTTGCCAAAGGTACTAATCCCACTACCGGAAGAGACACTCGCGATACATTGTTTTGCCCGTAG
- a CDS encoding YraN family protein: MANSPPFHYPDIGQLGEDLVAKWLQSSGWLILHRRFSCRWGEIDIIAQYQGISGVGETPNSTLAFVEVKTRSSGNWDAGGRNAITAKKQAKLWRTAEMFLAKYPEKADYPCRFDVAIVYSQPIAKQLPGATFTQEVLASSLVAGYQLQLQEYIAAAFDSLADHG, translated from the coding sequence ATGGCGAACTCTCCTCCATTTCATTATCCCGATATTGGTCAGTTAGGTGAAGACCTAGTAGCAAAATGGCTACAATCTTCAGGCTGGTTGATTCTCCACCGTCGTTTTTCTTGTCGTTGGGGAGAAATCGATATTATTGCCCAATATCAAGGAATTTCTGGCGTAGGCGAAACTCCGAACTCAACATTGGCATTTGTGGAAGTGAAAACTCGTAGTTCAGGTAATTGGGATGCAGGAGGGAGAAACGCCATCACTGCCAAAAAGCAAGCTAAACTTTGGCGGACAGCTGAAATGTTTTTAGCTAAATATCCGGAAAAGGCTGATTACCCATGCCGATTTGACGTTGCTATTGTTTACTCTCAGCCCATAGCAAAACAACTCCCTGGGGCTACATTTACCCAAGAAGTTCTAGCGAGTTCCTTGGTAGCTGGTTATCAACTCCAACTCCAAGAATATATTGCAGCGGCTTTCGACTCCTTAGCAGATCATGGTTAA
- the queA gene encoding tRNA preQ1(34) S-adenosylmethionine ribosyltransferase-isomerase QueA produces MEQQIRPVDCHQTSNIGGKDVELDGLLSGYEYELPSELIAQNPVVPRDSSRLLVVNSRNTGNETTPLNHIFSDLPELLRSGDLLVMNNTRVMPARLYGRKSTGAEIEVLLLEERQYNCWLALVKPGKRFKRGAKIIFDVRGVGESGSAGVGELGSAGVGELGSAGVGELGSRGEISSSSSSSPSLTATVLETDKATGGRLLQFDVPEGMSLVQLLDIYGEVPLPPYINSSEADDEQYQTVYAQHPGAIAAPTAGLHFTSELLAKLRDRGINQAFVTLHVGVGTFRPVEVENVTTHQMHEEWMEVPPTTVEQIRATKAAGGRVIAVGTTVVRALEGAAQSGELQPFCGKTDLFIYPGYQVRVVEGLITNFHLPRSSLLMLVSAFIGRQRLLNIYQKAIAAQYRFYSFGDAMLILPEAVNG; encoded by the coding sequence ATGGAGCAACAAATAAGACCAGTTGATTGTCATCAAACCTCTAATATAGGAGGAAAAGACGTTGAATTAGATGGTTTGCTAAGTGGGTATGAATACGAACTACCTTCGGAACTGATTGCCCAAAACCCTGTCGTTCCAAGGGATAGCTCTCGCTTATTGGTAGTAAATTCTCGCAATACAGGCAACGAAACGACACCTTTAAATCATATTTTCTCTGACTTGCCAGAATTATTGCGATCAGGGGATTTACTAGTAATGAATAATACTAGAGTTATGCCAGCACGGCTATATGGTCGTAAATCTACAGGCGCGGAAATCGAGGTGTTGCTGTTAGAAGAACGACAGTATAACTGCTGGTTAGCCTTAGTCAAGCCAGGAAAAAGATTTAAGCGGGGAGCAAAGATTATTTTTGATGTGAGGGGAGTTGGGGAGTCGGGGAGTGCAGGAGTCGGGGAGTTGGGGAGTGCAGGAGTCGGGGAGTTGGGGAGTGCAGGAGTTGGGGAGTTAGGGAGTCGGGGAGAAATTTCTTCTTCATCTTCCTCATCCCCTTCCCTCACGGCTACAGTACTGGAAACAGACAAGGCGACTGGGGGGCGTTTGTTGCAATTTGATGTACCAGAGGGAATGTCTTTAGTGCAACTGTTGGATATCTATGGTGAAGTACCTTTACCCCCCTACATCAATTCGTCTGAGGCTGATGACGAACAATATCAGACAGTTTATGCTCAACATCCAGGAGCGATCGCTGCTCCTACGGCTGGGTTACATTTTACCTCAGAATTATTGGCGAAGTTGCGCGATCGCGGAATTAACCAAGCTTTTGTGACGCTGCATGTCGGTGTCGGGACTTTTCGTCCTGTGGAAGTGGAAAATGTCACTACCCACCAAATGCATGAGGAGTGGATGGAAGTACCCCCAACAACAGTAGAGCAAATCCGTGCCACTAAAGCCGCTGGTGGGCGGGTGATTGCCGTAGGGACAACGGTAGTGCGAGCCTTAGAAGGGGCGGCGCAATCGGGAGAGTTGCAACCTTTTTGTGGTAAGACAGATTTGTTTATTTATCCCGGCTATCAAGTGCGGGTGGTGGAGGGATTAATTACCAATTTTCATTTACCACGTTCTAGTTTGTTGATGCTGGTAAGTGCGTTTATTGGTAGACAGCGATTGTTAAATATATACCAAAAAGCGATCGCTGCTCAATATCGCTTTTATTCCTTCGGTGATGCGATGCTGATTTTGCCTGAAGCTGTAAATGGGTAG
- a CDS encoding tetratricopeptide repeat protein: MSKKYQLCQWFSGCTKAALFCSSAFLVLAAPMMIDDSGSKLLAQTPISQDLEAASFYQQGVTRYNRQDLAGAESAFRAALQRDSKLGMARNYLGNIFLQQNRLDAAVQEYAEAVRVNPSSGEAYYNLGLALQRQGQKETAITAYRRSLVINPTAAVYYNLGLALYEQGQLQEAIAVYQQAINLDSNNANAYFNLAIALQDQGQIQEAIANYRQVLQRDPKNDTAYNNIGSLMAIQGQASEAISAYQQAIDQNPKNASAYYNLGVTLYKQGDIKTASDALNRARSEYTQQGNIEQVQKAEQLIQQIAQKARQQTQPQTSNSAQTPNQPEVPTETLVDSSSVPISIEQQPYTIPAIQANP; the protein is encoded by the coding sequence ATGTCTAAAAAATATCAACTTTGTCAGTGGTTTAGCGGTTGCACTAAGGCTGCACTATTTTGCTCGTCGGCATTTTTGGTATTGGCTGCACCGATGATGATTGATGACTCAGGAAGCAAGCTGCTAGCACAAACTCCGATTTCGCAAGATTTGGAAGCAGCTAGTTTTTACCAGCAGGGTGTCACACGCTACAATCGTCAAGATTTGGCAGGTGCAGAATCTGCTTTTCGTGCGGCGTTGCAGCGAGACTCTAAGCTGGGGATGGCGAGAAATTATCTAGGTAATATTTTCTTGCAACAAAATCGCTTAGATGCCGCAGTGCAAGAATATGCAGAAGCTGTGAGGGTGAATCCTTCTTCTGGCGAGGCTTATTATAACTTAGGGTTAGCTTTGCAGCGACAAGGACAGAAAGAAACGGCAATTACTGCTTATCGTCGCAGTTTGGTGATTAATCCGACGGCAGCAGTTTACTACAACCTGGGATTGGCACTATACGAACAGGGACAGTTACAGGAAGCGATCGCAGTATACCAACAAGCAATTAATCTGGATAGCAACAATGCTAATGCTTATTTTAACTTAGCGATCGCCCTGCAAGACCAAGGTCAAATACAAGAAGCGATCGCTAATTATCGGCAAGTCTTACAAAGAGATCCTAAAAATGACACAGCTTACAACAATATAGGAAGTTTGATGGCTATTCAAGGTCAAGCTTCTGAAGCAATTTCTGCTTACCAACAAGCTATTGACCAAAATCCTAAAAATGCTTCAGCTTACTATAACTTAGGAGTCACTCTCTATAAACAAGGCGACATCAAAACAGCCAGTGACGCATTGAATCGCGCACGCAGCGAGTACACTCAGCAAGGGAACATTGAGCAAGTCCAGAAAGCCGAACAACTAATACAGCAAATTGCTCAAAAAGCACGCCAACAAACCCAACCTCAAACATCTAATTCTGCTCAGACTCCAAACCAACCAGAAGTTCCCACAGAAACGTTAGTCGATTCTAGTAGTGTGCCAATTTCGATTGAACAACAGCCATATACAATACCAGCAATACAAGCTAATCCTTAA
- a CDS encoding TrkA family potassium uptake protein, whose product MNLSSLSFFRSLRKDNHQFAVIGLGRFGRSVCSTLHKLGYEVLATDIDEKRVSEALTEQIVGHALQLDSTEPAALKEAGIFEFDTVIVAIGNYVQESIITTLNVKEGGVPHVVAKASSEVHYKLLKRVGADHVVFPEYEAGCALARTLTKPSILERFDLDPDNSIVEVIVPDEFHGKTITDLQLRNRYGVNLLAVSQGGKFQINPEPNKRLERGSAMVVIGCNKDINRLPI is encoded by the coding sequence GTGAATTTATCATCATTAAGTTTTTTTCGCAGTTTACGTAAAGATAACCACCAATTTGCTGTAATTGGTTTAGGTCGATTTGGTCGTTCTGTCTGTTCTACGCTCCATAAATTAGGCTATGAAGTGCTAGCAACAGATATCGATGAGAAGCGAGTATCAGAAGCATTGACAGAGCAGATAGTTGGTCATGCTTTGCAACTAGATTCGACAGAGCCAGCCGCATTAAAAGAGGCGGGAATATTTGAATTTGATACAGTAATTGTGGCAATTGGCAACTACGTTCAAGAAAGTATCATTACCACTTTGAATGTCAAAGAAGGTGGTGTACCTCATGTAGTTGCCAAAGCCTCTAGTGAAGTTCACTACAAGCTGTTAAAGCGAGTAGGAGCAGATCATGTTGTCTTTCCTGAATATGAGGCGGGTTGTGCCTTAGCACGCACACTCACCAAACCATCAATCCTAGAACGATTTGATCTCGACCCAGATAACAGTATTGTAGAAGTAATTGTACCTGATGAATTTCATGGTAAAACTATTACTGATCTGCAACTTCGTAACCGCTATGGTGTCAACTTACTCGCAGTGAGTCAAGGCGGTAAATTTCAAATTAATCCTGAGCCAAATAAGCGCTTAGAACGTGGTTCAGCGATGGTAGTTATTGGGTGTAATAAAGATATTAATCGCTTGCCAATTTAA
- a CDS encoding TrkH family potassium uptake protein has protein sequence MTVSRTVCLGFLAVIAVGTILLMMPFSTSSGTWNNLIVALFTSTSAVCVTGLSVVDPGTYFSFWGQLFIALLAQIGGLGYMTSTTFLILLIGRKFDMRQKIAIQQSLDRPGMSGSTQVIRSIIATTLIFEITGVFLLLIAFVPDYGWSQGLWLAIFHSINAWNNAGFSLFKDNLIGYQSSGLVVFTITGLIIFGGIGYQVILEMYLWMRDRLLKKTGSQVFSLDFKVAISTTLILLALGTIAFLCIEIRNPQTFGGLNFQNQLLVAWFQSVTPRTAGFNTIDIGKMTTAGLFIMIALMFIGASPGGTGGGIKTTTLRVLTSCTKAILQGKEEVLLYDRKIAISLILKAVGVLVGSVATVIIATTLIALTDPKLDFIQILFEVVSAFATVGLSTGITGSVSVAAKLILIATMYLGRVGVLLLMSAILGDPRPSRIHYPEENLLVG, from the coding sequence ATGACGGTTTCTCGCACAGTTTGTTTAGGGTTTTTGGCTGTCATTGCCGTGGGAACTATCCTACTAATGATGCCTTTTTCAACTAGTAGTGGTACTTGGAATAACCTAATTGTGGCGTTATTCACTTCAACATCTGCAGTTTGCGTAACTGGTTTATCGGTAGTTGATCCAGGTACTTATTTTTCCTTCTGGGGTCAGTTATTTATTGCGCTATTAGCTCAGATTGGGGGGTTGGGTTACATGACCAGCACCACCTTTTTGATTTTGCTAATTGGGCGTAAATTTGATATGCGACAAAAAATAGCCATTCAACAGTCTTTAGACAGACCAGGAATGAGTGGTAGCACCCAAGTCATTCGCTCAATTATTGCCACTACGCTAATTTTTGAAATTACTGGAGTATTTTTACTCTTGATAGCTTTTGTGCCTGATTATGGTTGGAGTCAAGGATTATGGTTGGCAATTTTTCATAGCATAAATGCTTGGAATAATGCTGGATTTAGTTTATTTAAAGATAATCTGATTGGTTATCAGTCATCTGGTTTAGTGGTATTCACCATCACAGGACTGATAATATTTGGTGGTATCGGTTATCAAGTAATTTTGGAAATGTATCTCTGGATGCGCGATCGCCTCTTAAAAAAAACAGGTAGCCAAGTATTTTCTTTAGACTTTAAAGTTGCTATTAGCACAACTCTGATATTATTAGCACTAGGAACAATCGCCTTTCTCTGCATAGAAATCAGAAACCCACAAACATTTGGTGGACTCAACTTTCAAAATCAATTATTAGTAGCTTGGTTTCAATCAGTTACTCCCAGAACTGCTGGATTTAACACCATTGATATAGGCAAAATGACAACTGCAGGTTTATTCATTATGATTGCCCTGATGTTTATTGGTGCAAGTCCAGGTGGTACAGGAGGCGGTATTAAAACCACAACTTTGCGAGTACTGACAAGCTGTACTAAAGCAATTCTTCAAGGTAAAGAAGAAGTTTTATTGTATGACCGCAAAATAGCAATATCTTTGATTTTAAAAGCTGTCGGTGTGTTAGTTGGTTCCGTAGCTACCGTGATTATAGCAACAACTTTAATTGCCCTTACAGACCCAAAACTGGATTTTATTCAAATCCTATTTGAAGTAGTATCAGCATTTGCTACAGTTGGTCTTTCTACAGGCATCACAGGCAGTGTATCGGTAGCAGCAAAGCTAATCTTAATTGCCACAATGTATCTGGGACGAGTTGGTGTTTTACTTCTGATGTCAGCTATATTGGGAGACCCTCGTCCCAGCAGAATTCACTATCCTGAAGAAAATTTACTTGTAGGATGA